AGCAATGGCCGTCGAGCGTGGTGCTGTAGGGTTTCTTGCCCTGCATTTGCACGTAATAGCCCCAGGCGGAACCGTCCGGAGATTGGGCGCCGAACAACTGGTTGAGCACCACCTTTTCGAGTTGCTCGGCAAAGCGGGCTTCACCGGTCAGCCTTAGCAACTGCGCGTTAAACTGCGACCAGGTGACCGTGACGCAGGTCTCGCCGACATTGTTGACATTGGGAAGGTCGAAGTCGTCGTGGAAGAACTCACGGTAGCTGGCCGCGCCGGTCAGGTAGAGGCGATGGTCTACGATGTCTTGCCAGGCGTTGAGGCAGGCCTCGAGGCATTGGGGGTCCCCGGTGGTCCGGTAATATTCCAGCGCGCCGTTCAGGCAGGAGAGCATTTCGTAGGCTTTGCCGTTGCCCACCTTGTCCACCCTTTTCGCGGACAGGAGCGTGGAGATGATCCTGGGTCCGTTGGGCTGTTCCCAGGCGCGGAGGATGTATTTGCAGAAGTCGAGATAGCGCGGTTCGCCGGTGAGCCGGTAGAGCAGAACCATCGGTTCGAGCACGCTGGTCGGGGCCATCCCCATATGCTGGCCCGCCGGGATGAGGTCGCGTTTGCCCGGCTGATCGCCAAAGGTGCGGCAAAGCAAGTCGGCCATGCGGCGGCAGGCGGGCAGCGGTTCCAGGTTGCCCGTGTAGCGCAGGTAGGTGATCAGGCCAATGAGATTGTATTTGTGCGCCCAAACGTCCCACTGCGTCCAGCGGTCGCTCTCCACGTAGGTCCCCAGGTAACCGTCCGGGAGCTGGCACTTGATCAGCTCGGCGGCGGTGTAGTCGAGCTTCTCGCGCAGGGCCGCGTCGCCGGTGTTGGCCCAGGCCAGCGTGGCGGCGTGCAACCACTTGCCGACGTGCTCGCCATCCCAAATCTGGCGGCCGGGCCGGTGCCGGTAGCCTTCCAGCAGACGCGCCGGGTCCAGCTTCACCAGGCGGTTGGCTTCGTTGGCGGCAATGCGCGTGCCGATCCATCCGCGCAACCGCACACGATCCGGCACCTGGAGGTCCTGCCGGTCCGGGATGACTGGCACGACCTTCTCCGGCACGAGTAGAACCGGGTCAAGCCGCGCCGCTTTATTCTTCTGGGTCCTGGGGGGCGCTTCCGGCAGGGTGGGGTCGTAATGCGGGTTACGCGCCGGCATTTGCGCGCCGACCTCCTTGCGCCAGTCGTGCAGGCGGGAACGCAGTTCCCGGGCTTTGTCGGGCAGCCTCGCGGCGAGGTTGGTCTGTTCCCCGATATCGTCTCGCAAGTTGTAAAGTTCGACGCGCATGTCGTCGAAGAACTCGATCAGCTTGAAGTCGCCCTTGCGAATGGCGCCGTAGGGGGTCGTGCCGCCGAGCTGGTAATGCTGGTAGTGGGGATAATGCCAGAACAGCTCGTCCCGTGTAAGCCCGCCGGTTTGGCGCAGGAGCGGAACCAGGCTCACACTGTCCACAGCCTTGCCAGCCCCCTCCTTGACTTGCGCGACTTCCAGGATGGTGCGGAACAAATCCATGCCGATGACGGGGGTGTCGCACACGCTGCCCGCCCGGGTCACTCCGGGCCAATAGACAATCAGCGGTGTGCGCGTGCCGCCTTCGTAGCAGGAGCCCTTGCCCACGCGCAGCGGCAGGTTCGAAGTTGTCGGCACCCGGCCGCCGTTGTCCGAGACGAAGATGACCAGCGTGTGGTCGGCCAGCTTCAGGTCCTCCAGCTTCCGGCGAATGCTGCCCACGGTGTCGTCCAAGCTCTCGATCATGCCCGCGTAGCCGGCGTTGTTTTGCTTTTGGCCGGATTGCCGCCGGGCGCGGTATTTTTCCAGCAGCGTCGGCCTGGCCTGCACCGGCAGGTGCACGGCGAAATGGGGCAGGTAGAGGAAGAAGGGCTGGTCTTTGTGCGCTTCGATGAAACGGCTGGCCTCGACTCCTAACCGGTCGGTGAGATACTCCCCGTCGGGGCCCTCGGGCAAAGTCGCAATCTTATACGGCGCGAAGTAAGTCTTCGGGTTTGGCGCGTCGGTGCCGGCGAGATTGATGTCGAAGCCGTGCTTTTCCGGATAGTATGGTTCACCGCCCAAATGCCACTTGCCGATGCTGGCGGTGGCGTAGCCGGCTGCATGCAGCGCGTTGGCCAGGGTGAACTCTTCCAGCGGCAAATACTTAGTCCAATCCGGCACGAGCAGTTTCGGGTTCTCCGGCGGCAGGCCGGGGATCCAATCGGTGATGTGGAGCCGGCCCGGGTACTTGCCGGTCAGGATCGCGGCGCGGGAGGGCGAGCAGACCGTGCAGGCGGAGTAGGCCTGGGTGAACCGCACGCCGTCGCGCGCCAGCCGGTCAATGTGCGGCGTCTCGTAATACTCGCTGCCGTAGCAGCCCAGGTCGGTCCAGCCCAGGTCGTCCGCGAGGATAAGCACCACATTCATGCGCGGGGTCGTTGCGGCACGGTCGGCGGGGGCGCCGAGGGGGGCAACCAAAGACGCGGCGAGGACGAGGAGCAGGAGGAAACGGATGTGGATTGTCATTGGCAAGTTGCCGGGAGCGGAGCTGTGTCTGATGCTTTGGAGCTTGACGCGCGCGTTACTTTGGGGGCGATACGAACCGGAGTGACAGCACCGGTTTGCCTCCGGCGCTCGCCCGGCCCAGTTCCCAACGCAGCCAGGATTCCTGCCATCAGCCAAATTCTGTTCATCACGCCATTCATGCCAGCACCACGGAGAGGGATCAATCGCCATTCTTGCCGCGCCTGAGAGGCTTGCTTTTCCAGGGTTGCCAAGGCGGGTGGGGAACCGTTAATAGATGGGCATGCCCACTGTCGCCGAACAACTCCGCCAAGCCCGCGAGGCCAGGAGCCTCACGGTGCAGCAGGTGGCGGAGATCACGAAGATTCGAGCCGACCATGTCCGCGCGGTGGAAGAAGGCAACTACGATGTGTTTTCCGCGCCGGTCTATATCCGCGGCTTTGTGCGCACTTATTCGACCCTGTTGAAGCTGGACGTGCCGCAAGTGATGTCCGCGCTGGACGAGGAGCTGGGACGCACGGACAAGTTCGCCGAGCCGCCGCCGCTGGCGAAGCATCCGCACAGCGCGCTGGATTACGTGATGCTCCTGCTCTCCCAGGTGGATTGGCGAAAGTGGGCCATTGCGTTGGGAGCCGTTGCCATTGTGATCGGCGCCGCCTGGGCCTGGGTTGCCTGGCGGCAACACAATCCGCTAAAGGGCGTGAAGCCCGGGATGTATCAACTCACCAACGGCACGGCGGGCGACACGCTGCCGCTGCCGACGCAAGCTCCCGCGCCGCGACGTTGACCTGGACCGGTTGGGGCGCCTGCGCTACGACAGCAGCCTCCTGGCTGTGTGAAACAGCAGCACGGCCACGTTGACGTAACCCGCCGCCAGCACGTCATCCATTGTTATCCCCCAGCCGCCGGGCAAGGCCTGGCTTTGGTGCACGGGCCAGGGCTTGGCGACATCAAACACGCGGAAAGCGACAAAGACGCCCAGTGTCAGCGGCCAGGTGGTCGCCGAGAAGAACGCCTCCAACCCGGGCAGCGCGCCGGTCTTCCAGGCCTGCGCCGCCACCCAGCCCAGGAAGCAAACCGGCAGCGCGGCAATTTCGTCGAGCACAACCGAGCCGGGATCCTTTTGCCCGAGGACCTTTTCGGCGAAGCCACAGAGCCAGACGGAAAGGGCAACGGTGGCGAGAGTGCCGGCGGCGTAAAGCCAGAAGCTCCCCGTCTGGAGAAGCAGGGCGAACCAGAGCACGCCCACGAGCGAGCCAAAGGTGCCCGGCGCCAGCGGGATGCGGCCGATGCCGAGGCCTTGCGCGATCCAGAGTTTCACAGGTCCTGGAGGTAAAGGGCGCGGTTGTGCCAGAGGTAGAGCCAGCCGGAGATGAAGGTGAGGGCGACGGCGACCCATTTGGCCAGCTCGGCCAGCCATTCGACCCAGGCGGTCTGGCCGGGCCACTGGAATCCAAAAACCGCGCGGCCCACGGGGCCCCACTCGGCGTAACTTGCCCAGACCAGGATGGTGATGATGGCAACAATCTGAGAGATGGTCTTGTGCTTGCCGTAGCCCTCCGCCGCCAGCACGACATTCTTGGCGGCGGCCAGCAGGCGCAAACCCGTGATGGCCAGCTCGCGGGCGACCACGATCACGACCATCCACGCGGGCATCCAGCCCAGCCCGACGAAGGCGATGAAAGCGGAGCAAACCATGATCTTGTCCGCGAGCGGGTCCATCAGGATGCCGAAGTTCGTAATGAGATTGCGGCGCCGGGCAACCTGCCCGTCGAGGAAGTCGGTCAGGCCGGCGGCAATGAAGAGCACCAGGGCGATGGTCCGGTGAAAGGGCACGTGGGAGTACATCACGGCCAGGAAGGCGATCGTGAGGACAAAGCGGGAAATGGTCAGCTTATTGGGCAAATTCATGCCAGTCGCGCGGTCTTTGTAGTCGCTCCCTCGCCGCTTGCCAATCCGCAAATGACGGCGCCGGCGAACTTCTTTTGCCGTTTTGCGGTTGCGGTTTGAATCCTTTGGCGCATAGTGTGGGAGTGACGGAGCGCATCAAAGGAAAGGACACAAATGACGACCGATCAAGCTAACGCGAGACTGAAAGCGGACCTCAAAGCGGTGGTGCACGATGCCGAGGAGCTGATGAAAGCCACGGCCAATCAGGCCGGGGAGAAGCTTGGCGAAGTGCGGAGCCGCCTGGCGGCGGCGCTGGAGTCCGCCAAGGCCAGCTGCGAGCGGATGGAGGACAAGACCATCGCGGCGGCCAAAGTCACCGACCGCACGATTCGCGAGCATCCCTACGAATCCGTCGGTATTGCCTTTGGCGTGGGACTTCTGTTGGGGGTATTGGTCGCGCGCAGATAAGGGCGCATGGCCGACCCGGGAGAGTCCCAAGTGGGCGTCTTCGCGTCGCTGACGCGGCTGCTGAAGACGAGTTTTGCCATCGCGCACAACCGGCTGGAGCTGGCGCTGGTCGAGTTGCGCGAGGAACGCTGGCGGTTCTTCGACACCTTGCTGCTGGGCGGCCTGGTGCTGATTCTGGTGGCGATGACCCTGCTGGTGGCTTCGGTGGCGATCGTGGTGGTGTGCGTAAAGGCGGGACGGCTCGATCTGGTTGTATTGCTGACGGCGCTCTACCTGTTGGGGGCCATCATTAGCTTCTGGCGTTTGCGTCAGCGGTTGAAGAACTGGGAGCCTTTCTCGGCGACGGTGGCCGAGCTCAAGAAGGACAAAGTGTGCTGGGACGAGAAGAGCTAGATAAACTGGCGGCACAAAAGCAGGCCCTGCTGGTGGAGAGCAGCCTGAATCGTCTCGCCTGGCAGGCGGATTTCCAGCACCTGCGTTCCGCCACTGTCTGGATGAAGGCGGCGTCCGGCGGCGTCGGCAAGGCTTCCCCGCTGTTGCTGCTGCTAGCCCCGCTCGCTGGGTTCCTGCTGGCGCGACGCTCCCGTCCATCGGGTTCGTGGCTGAGCCGCGCGTTGGCCACCCTTCGCTGGATTGCTCCCCTTTACGGCGTGTGGAAGCGGTACTCCGCCGCCAGCCGCAAGGCCGAAAGTTAGCCTGCGGTCTGAGAAAAGTGCCGCCCCCAGGGAGTTGCAGGGGCGCGCTTCGGTTCTCTGCGAAGGACCGCCAACAATTCTAACTTCTCAACCTTCGATAGCAGCAGGCCGCCCCGATCCAGGTGCGCTAATCCTTGGCTGCCACCCTTCCGCCGACTGTCTCAAAAATGGACAGTGCGGCGCGTTTTCACCGGGTTGACCCGGCCAGACCACGACGCGGCCCCGGTGTGTATCCCATGGGGAGCGCTCCCCATGGGATACACACCGGGGTATCGCCGGGTTCGAACCGGATTCCGACCGGTGTTCCAGGGGCAATCCAGCCGATAGCGCTCAAACCGGAGGGGAGCCCGGATTGGCCACGGAAGCGAAGCAGCGGCGGTGGTCTTGCCGGCTCGGGGACGGCATAACTGGCGGAGCCGAAGGCGGGCATGTTAACGCCTCCGCAAGAAGATGAGAGACGGTGCGCAATTTCGACCTGGAGCAAGCTCTTCCTGGCGGCTTGATGTAGCCGCCCTTTGACGACATACTCCCGCCAATGTTCCGGTACCCGGCCGTCTGTGGCGCACATGGCGGGCCGCTTAGGCGGCTGGCTTGGGGGGAGTTGCGGATCGGGTTGCGTCAGATCCGAAAGACCTGGACGTGCATGCTGGCGGCCGCAGCCGTTTTGGGTGGAGCGGCCAGGGCAAGCGCCGTGGTTCTCTGGAGTGACCTAGGGGCGACGCTGGCGCACGAAACGGGCAATGGCACGGACATTCTGGGCGGGGCGCTCAAACGGGATAACTCCTCCCACGACACGCTCTTTTTCAAGTTTCACGTGGAGCCGTTGTCGGACGCGGGCACCGAGGAGTACTTCGCCGCGTTCCAGCTCTTTGAAGGGGAAGCCGAACGCCTGGGGGTGGGCAATTCACTAAAGGCCTGGGCTTACAGCGCATTCAATACGACCACCAACGGCGAGTTCAACAAAGTTTTCGGCGACATGGACTTGCGGTCCGCGCAGCCGGAATCCTCCAGCCCCGGCGTTTTCCTGCCCTACGAGCTGCCCCGCCGCGGCGCGGAACGAACCATTGTGTTGAAGGTGAACTACGTGTCCGGCGGGGAAGACCTCATCACGGTCTGGCTGAATCCGGATTTGTCACCCGGCGCAACCGAATCCAGCCAGCCGGAGCGCCTGACAACGACCTTCAGCGCCAACGCTTCCTTTGACGAAATCCGTCTGCGCCACGGCGGCGGCGGGGGCGGCTGGACCTTCAGCGACATGCAGATTGCCACGGCCTTTGGCGATTTCGTTTTCTCCGGCGGACCAGGCGAAGGAGGCGGTGACCGCGCGGGGGGCGGTCTGGCTTTGACGTTCCGTGCCTGGGGGCGGGAGCAGGGGCTGCCGCAGAACGTGGTGCACGCGCTGGCACAAACCCGCGACGGCTACCTCTGGCTCGGGAGCGATGACGGTCTGGCACGGTTTGATGGCGTGCGCTTTGTATCCTTTGGCCTGCGGGAAGGCTTGCGCAGCGGCCCGGTGCGCGTGCTGTTTGAAGACAGTCAAGGCGCGTTGTGGATCGGGACGGCCGGCGGCGGCTTGACGCGCTGGCAGGATGGCCAGTTCACTTCTTTCTCGATGCGGGACGGGCTGCCGTCCGATTCGATCACCGCGCTGGGGGAGGATAACGAAGGACAACTTTGGGTGGGCACGGAAGCAGGCCTGGCGCTGTGGCAAAACGGGCGGCTCGCGACACCGGGTGCTGCGGCGGCATTCAAAGGCAAAGCCATCACTGCGCTCCACCGGAACCGGCGGGGGCTGATGTGGCTGGGCGCGACCGGCCTGGGCATCTTCTGCTGGCAGGAGGGCAGGTTTGTTTCACTGTCGGATGCTTCGGTGGAGGGGTTGCTGCAAAACCCACACTGTTTGTTGGAGGACAATGCCGGCCGCATTTGGGTTGGCGCGGGCGATGACTTCGTCCTGTGCCTGGACGGTGGGCAATGGCGGCGTTACCGGATTCCGCGGCACCTGGCCCGGCCATATGTGAGCGCGCTGGCCGAGGAGGCGGACGGAACCGTGTGGGCCGGATCGGTGAGCGAAGGCCTGTTTCGCTTCAGGGAGGGCAAGCTCGCCGCCATCAATGCCAGCATCGGTCTTCTGGACAACTCGGTTGAGGCGCTGCTGGTTGATCGGGAGGGAAACCTGTGGGTGGGCACTGCCGCCGGGTTGAATCGCCTGCGGCGCAGCAACTTGCTGGTGCTCGGCCAGAATGAAGGGCTGGGTTATGGCCCGGTGCAAGGGTTGGCCGAAGTGGCGCCCGGGGTGATTTGGGCGGCCAAGCCCAACGATGGCTTGTATCAATGGGGAGGCAGGGGTTTCACCCGCCTGAACGTGGCGGGATTGCCGAGGCGCTATTCGGACACGATGGCTTTGCTCAGGACGCGCGACGGCAACTGTTGGATGAGCGCGGAGGGCGGGTTGTGGTGCTTCAAGGATCCGCAGCATGCACCTGGGGATGCGAAGCTGGTGGCGCAGCCGGGATTCGACGTGATCGCCCTGGCCGAGGAACGGGATGGCGGCGTATGGGCCGGCACGAGGGAGGGCCAGGTGTGGCGGCTGCGGCGGGGCGAGTGGGCAGCCTGGACCAACTACTGGCAGTCCCACCCGGTCACGGCCATCCTGGAGGATCCCGAGGGAACCATGTGGATTGGCACCGGCGGAGATGGGCTGCATTGTTACAAAGGCCAATCGAACACCCATCTCCGGAAGGGGGACAAACTGTTGAGCGACTGGATTCGCGCGCTGTATTTGGACCCCGCTGGGACGCTGTGGATTGGCAGTTTGGGGGGCGGCTTGAGCCGGTGGCGCAATGGCCAACTCGCGACCTTTACCGCCAGCGACGGACTTCCCGACAATACGATCTCCCAAATCCTGGAAGACGATAAAGGGCGGCTATGGCTGGGGAGCAACCGCGGCATTGCCTGTGTGAGCAAGCAGGAGTTGGGCGAATGGGAGGCGGGCCGGGTTCCCTCGCTGTATCCGCAAGTCTTTGGCCGCGTGGAGGGCATGCCGTCGGAGGAATGCACGGGTGGCTTTTGTCCGGCGGGCCTGAAGATGGAGTCCGGCTGGCTCTGCTTCGCAACCCTCAAGGGGATTGTCGCGGCCGTGCCGGGCGCGCAGAACACGGAAGCATCCGCCCCGTCCGTGGTGTTGGAGGAGGCCATGATTGACGGGGTGGTGGCGACTCCCCGGCGGTCCCGGGTGGCGGGGGAAAAGGGAAAGCCGAGCCGAGCGGCCTCTGTAGCGGAGACTGAGATACGTGTCAGGCCCGGCAAACACCGACTGGAGTTTCGCTACACCGGCATGAATTTCAGCTCGCCGGAACAGGTGCGTTTTCGCTACCGGCTCGAACCCCTGGAACGGGACTGGGTGGAGGCCGGGGCAATGCGCACGGCCTTCTACAGTTACGTGCCGCCGGGCAATTACCACTTCCGGGTTACCGCCTGCAATAGTGGCGGGACGTGGAACGAGGCCGGGGCGGGCCTGGCCCTGGTCGTAATGCCGCATTTCTGGCAGGCCTGGTGGTTTCTCGGGTTGGTGTCGCTGGTGCTGCTGGCATCCGGCGCCGGCGCCGTTCGGCTGGTGGAAAAGCGAAAGCACCAGCGCCGGATGAAGTTGCTGGAGCAGGAACGCGCCCTCGAACGCGAACGCGCGCGCATCGCGCAGGACCTGCACGATGATTTGGGTTCTTCGCTCACCCGCATTTCGCTGTTGAGCGATCTGGCCCGGACGGACAAGGACAACCCCAGCCAGGTCGAAACCCACGCGCAGAAGATCTCCCAATCCGCCGGCCAGACGGTGCGGGCGCTGGAGGAGATTGTCTGGGCGCTGCGGCCGGGCAGCGATTCGCTGCAAAGCCTGGTGGAATATATCGCCCACTTCGCCAACGAGCTGTTTGAGGGGGACACCGCGCGCTGCCGCCTGGACCTGCCCCACGATCTGCCCGCGCGGTCGCTGCCCCCGGAAATGCGGCATAGTATCTTCCTGGTGGTCAAGGAGGCGCTGACCAACGCGCTGAAGCACAGCCATGCCCGGGAAGTCCAGGTGCAGGCCAAAGCCTCACCCCAGGCGCTTGAGATTGTGATTCGGGACGACGGACAAGGCTTCGTGGAGGGCGCGCTGCCGGCAACGCCGGGCAAGCGGCACGGGCTCGGCAACATGCGCCAGCGTGCCGAGAGTATGGGGGGGGCGCTGGCGGTCGAGAGCGTTCCGGGCAAGGGGACCACCGTCCGCTTAAGCCTGAGGTTTCCCGCTTGAGGAGCGCCCGGTTTGGCCGCACATTCATGCGGTTGTGAAGCCGGAGCACGCCGTGCCAAAGTAGGCGTGTGAGCGCCAGACTTGCAGATGATATGCCGATCAAAGTTGCGATTGTGGATGACGACGAAGGCATTCGCGCCAGTCTGACGACGTTGATCCGACGCGCGCCCACGCTCCGGTTGGTGGGCGACTACGCCGACGCGGAGGCGGCTTTAAAAGACATCCCCCACCGGACGCCGGACGTGGTTTTAATGGACATCAACCTGCCCGGGATGAACGGGGTGGAATGTGTCCGCCAGCTCAAGGGCAGCCTCCCCGAGGTGCAGTTCCTGATGTTGACCGTGTATGAGGACAGCGATTCGCTGTTCAACTCCCTGAAAGCCGGGGCGAGCGGCTACCTGCTCAAGCGAACCGCCTCCACCCGGCTGCTGGAAGCCATCCGGGACGTGCATGGCGGCGGTTCGCCCGTGACTCCGCAACTAGCCCGGCGGCTGGTCCAGTATTTCTCGCGGCCGGCCGACGGGGATTCCTCCGTCTCGCGGCTGACGCCGGGGGAGAGGGAATTCCTGGATCAGCTCGCAAAGGGCTACGCCTACAAAGAGATTGCCGACCGGATGAGCATCAGCATTGACACCGTGCGCAGCTTCGTGCGGACGGTCTATGAGAAGCTGCACGTCCACTCCCGGACCGAGGCGGTAGTTAAGTATCTGCGGGGCTGACCGCATGACCGCACAAACATGCGGTTGAATACGCCCCCGCCATTGGCGAACCTGTTTAGCACAGAATGACCACAAGTCGAAACAGCCGGACCCTGCGTTGACATGCGCTCTTCCAGAACAGCCTTTACTTTGATCGAGTTGCTGGTGGTGATCGCCATTATCGCCATTCTGGCCGCGCTGTTGCTCCCGGCCCTGGCGCGGGCCAAGTCGAAGGCGCAGGCCATCCAGTGCATGAATAACAACAAGCAGTTGGGCCTGGCCTGGATGATGTACGCGGGCGACAACAACGATAATTTTGCCATTAACAGCGACAAATCGGCCGATTGGAATGGCACCCACTCTTGGGTTAGCGGCTGGCTGACGTGGGGGCTGGACCGGGACAACACCAACACCCTGCGGCTCACGGACGACAGGTTCTCGGCCATGGGCCCCTACACCGCCCGGGCCGCCAAGATTTACTGGTGCCCAACGGATATTTACCTGCATCCGAACCAGCGGGCCGCGGGCTGGGGCAACCGCGTCCGCAGCGTCGCGATGAATGCCGCCATTGGCGGGGGCAACAAGGCTACGGACTTCCCCTGGCTGACGTTTGTGGCGCATAAATCGAGCCAGTTGACCATTCCCGGGCCCAGTGACAGCTGGCTGTTTACGGACGAGCACCCGGACAGCATTGATGACGCTATCCTTTATTCGAATCCCGGCTCCACCAACGGAATAGGGCAGTTCACCGAATTGCCTTCCAGCGACCACGGTGGCGCCTGCGGCATAGGTTTTGCCGACGGGCATGCGGAAGTGCACAAGTGGAGGGATCCCCGGACCGTCCGGGGCGTCACCTACACTTCGGTGCAACGCGTTTCCATCTCCACCTTCAGCCCGGACCTGGCCTATCTCGCGGCGCGCACACCGCGCGCCCGGTAGAATTTGAAGCATGTCCCTAAGCCTTCTACAAAGAGATTGCGGCGCGTGTGGTTGCCCATTCGCGCACCCGTAAGCGCCGGATTTCACCAAACAACCCAAACACCAATAGATAGACTAGACCAGAGTAGTACAATGAAAACGAACACCAGACATCATGCAATGTGGGCAGCGCTCCTGCTCTGCACCGCCGTCGGGGCTTAT
The window above is part of the Candidatus Paceibacterota bacterium genome. Proteins encoded here:
- a CDS encoding DUF1559 domain-containing protein, with protein sequence MRSSRTAFTLIELLVVIAIIAILAALLLPALARAKSKAQAIQCMNNNKQLGLAWMMYAGDNNDNFAINSDKSADWNGTHSWVSGWLTWGLDRDNTNTLRLTDDRFSAMGPYTARAAKIYWCPTDIYLHPNQRAAGWGNRVRSVAMNAAIGGGNKATDFPWLTFVAHKSSQLTIPGPSDSWLFTDEHPDSIDDAILYSNPGSTNGIGQFTELPSSDHGGACGIGFADGHAEVHKWRDPRTVRGVTYTSVQRVSISTFSPDLAYLAARTPRAR